The region TAAGTTCATCTAATCTAAATAGTTTTGAATTGATTTTTTGCTGTAATGTGGACTCCTCTGAAATAAATGAAGTTAATTTAATTTCTCCAGAGTTTATGGTGTTGCTGAAAAATAATTGGATAGTGTTGCCGCCGTTACGAGATAGAGGCCAAGATAAGATTATTCTCGCTAGGCACTATCTCTATAAAATAAGCCGAAAACAAAAAAAAAGACTGCTTGGTTTTTCTAATGATGCTGAACAAGCTATTCTCAAGTATGACTGGCCTGGCAATGTAACTCAGTTAATTGAGAAGGTTTTTGTAGGCGTATCATCTTGTGAGGATAACTATTTAAATCTAAAGCTGATGGAGTTTGAGGATAAACATCCCCCAGAAGAATACACGAATATGAGTTTGATAGAAGCAAGGGAAGAAGCCGAGGCGTTGGCGATTGAGAGAGCGCTTAATCTAGTATCGGGACGTCCTGGGCAGGCTGCCGAATTGCTTTGCATTTCTAGGGCTTCGTTGTATCGGTTGATAGCAAGATATGGAATCAGGAGATAAACATGGAACGAAAAATATTATCAGCAAGTTTGCTGCTCTTCGCAGTAAGTGCGGCGCAGGCACAAGATAGACAGGTCGTGGACACAGTGGCTAGCGCACTTAAGGCACAAGGCGTAATGACGCCGAAAGGTCACTTTGAAGTAGAGCCATCATTTAGTTATTCACAAAATAGTGCTAATCGTATTTCTATTCTGGGCTTTACCCAAGTGCCAGCCATACTTGTCGGCATCATCGAAGCAGAAGATGCAGATTATACCACTTTCATTGGGGCCTTGGCGGTGCGTTACGGTTTAACCGACCGCATTGAGCTGGAGTTAAGAGCACCTTGGGTTTACCGCTATGATTCTATTACCAAGCGTATAGCGGTGCCCAAAGGAGGTGATGATACTAGAACCTTAAATTCTAGCGGTGGTGCCTTGGGTGATATGGAAGCGGCCATACGGTATCAATTTAATCTGGAGTCGGCTCCTTATTGGATTGGTGGATTAAGAGTCAAGTCTGATACCGGTCGATCGCCTTTTGATCAAGAGATCGATGTTAATGGTATCTTTAAAGATCCAGCCACTGGATCTGGTTCTTGGTCAATTGAGCCCGGCTTGACCATGATTTACCCCATCGATCCCGCCGTGATATTTGTCACCGGTGGTTATACGTGGAGTATGGAAACAGATGCAGCTAGATACCGAGTAGTAAAGGTACCGGATACCTTGGAAAATGAAGTCGTCCGTTTACCAGGGACCGACAAGGTAGATTTAGGCGATAGTTTTTTTCTCGGCATGGGCATGGGTTTTGCAGTCAACGATCGCTTATCTTTCAGTCTTGGGATAAACCACAGAACCGTGTTTGAATCGTCGCTCAATGGTAGTAAGACCGGCAAGGTGTTGCAGCTAGACAGTTTAACGACCGGTTTTTCGCTGGCTCTCAGCGAAAGTACATCCCTTAACTTGAGTTTACAGGCCGGTTTGACCGAAGATGCACCAGACGTGCAGCTGAATTTTGGTATGCCTATCAGGTTTTAATTAAAAGAGTAATTAACGTATAAAATAAAGGCCGGATAACCGGCCTTTATTATGTGTTAGCACTCAGCTCTGTGTTTACTGAGGCTTATTCGGGTGGTTGGGGAAGCTTTCGCTGCCCAAAATTTTACCGTCTACTTCGGTACCGTAATAACTGGTTTTGCCGTGAAACTCTTTACGGGTTTCGGCTACATCACCTTTAGTGCGGGGGTCTTGTGGACGGTCGCGCGTGTCCAGATACATGGCTACGTCCCACGCTTGCTGGTCGGTCAGCTTATTAGGTTGGCCTAGAGGCATATTGTGCTTAATAAAATCGGCGGCGGTGTTCACGCGCTGCATACCCGCACCCCAGTTATAGGTATCTGGGCCCCATAATGGCGGGAATACATAGCGATTATTAACCTGCTGACCTTCGCCGTTTTCACCGTGGCACACGGAACACTCTTGCTCAAATACGGCCTTGCCGCGAGCAATGTCCGGGGCTTGTTCTGGCTCAGGCGTGGTTGGGTAGGCACGGCCCACTAGTGCCGGCTCTTTGCTGCCACCCTTATCCAAATAGGCTTTCATAAACGGAAAGTCTTCACGCTTACCGCCTTTGAGCAGGTCTGCATCGCTGGGGACTGCCATATCTTTAGGATCGAAGTCTTCACCGGTGAGCGTGCCTTGTGCCAACCAATAGGCATAGGCAGACAAATCGATTAAAGCCTCTGAGCCATAGTCCGGTGAGGTGCCGTTCATGGAGAACATAAAGCAGCCTTGCATCCGCTCTTCAAAGGAGTTGATGCGGTTATTCTTAGCGCGAAA is a window of Oceanisphaera sp. IT1-181 DNA encoding:
- a CDS encoding c-type cytochrome; translation: MLKLSYSSLLVSLALISAGSASATEADANKLAVQDQLPNQTAETYPRPPGWDKLPEGEFGEKVLRGYKNFVDTQSLSPQYTGNGLNCVNCHTDAGRKENSAPLWAAYMSYPVFRAKNNRINSFEERMQGCFMFSMNGTSPDYGSEALIDLSAYAYWLAQGTLTGEDFDPKDMAVPSDADLLKGGKREDFPFMKAYLDKGGSKEPALVGRAYPTTPEPEQAPDIARGKAVFEQECSVCHGENGEGQQVNNRYVFPPLWGPDTYNWGAGMQRVNTAADFIKHNMPLGQPNKLTDQQAWDVAMYLDTRDRPQDPRTKGDVAETRKEFHGKTSYYGTEVDGKILGSESFPNHPNKPQ